Proteins from one Mycobacterium sp. HUMS_12744610 genomic window:
- a CDS encoding universal stress protein, whose product MKPIVVGIDGSHAGIAAALWAVDEAIGRGTSLRLVSVIKLRHPSPGDYARDLEHAEKALREARSALEAAGKPVGIETDIPRGPAGPMLVEASRDAGMVCVGSVGIGRYASAILGSAAAALAEKAHCPVAVLRTGAEQPPPDIDWVVVRMTDEPGNDAVVEWAAWEARLRRSPMLVLGGRPEELTEHADGAFEDRVRDWRQRHPEVRVYPVTTRDAIADFLGANDERVQLAVISGPEAAQLARLIGPHGHPLFRHPECSVLVVRA is encoded by the coding sequence ATGAAACCGATCGTCGTGGGCATCGACGGCTCGCACGCGGGGATCGCGGCCGCGCTCTGGGCGGTCGACGAAGCCATCGGCCGCGGCACGTCGCTGCGACTCGTCTCGGTGATCAAGCTGAGGCACCCGTCCCCGGGCGACTACGCCCGCGACCTCGAGCACGCCGAAAAGGCGCTGCGCGAGGCGCGATCAGCGCTCGAGGCCGCCGGAAAACCCGTCGGCATCGAAACCGACATCCCGCGCGGCCCGGCCGGCCCGATGCTCGTGGAGGCGTCGCGCGACGCCGGGATGGTGTGCGTCGGCTCCGTCGGGATCGGGCGCTACGCCAGCGCGATCCTGGGCTCGGCGGCGGCCGCGCTCGCCGAGAAGGCGCACTGCCCGGTCGCTGTGCTGCGCACCGGCGCCGAGCAGCCGCCGCCCGACATCGACTGGGTGGTGGTCCGCATGACCGACGAACCCGGCAACGACGCCGTCGTCGAATGGGCCGCGTGGGAGGCGAGGCTGCGGCGGTCGCCCATGCTCGTCCTGGGCGGCCGGCCCGAGGAGCTCACCGAACACGCCGACGGTGCGTTCGAGGACCGGGTGCGGGACTGGCGACAACGCCACCCCGAGGTGCGCGTCTACCCGGTCACCACCAGGGACGCCATCGCCGACTTCCTGGGCGCGAACGACGAGCGGGTACAGCTCGCGGTCATCAGCGGACCCGAGGCCGCACAGCTGGCACGGCTGATCGGCCCGCACGGACATCCCCTGTTCCGCCACCCCGAGTGCTCGGTGCTCGTCGTCCGCGCGTAG
- a CDS encoding acetyl-CoA C-acetyltransferase, translated as MTDVDIVICSALRTPVGRFGGVLAPLSATELATQLLRELVRRARLVEGDVDDVVLGQGYANGESPAIGRIAALDAGLGTAVPGLQIDRRCGSGLQAVLYAAAQVATGAARLAIAGGVESMSNVEHYALGLRTGVRQGGIELMDRLDRARLTAGGADHPVPGGMIETAENLRKTYGITRREQDDLAVRSHRRAVAAHDAGKFAEELVAVTVAGKRGKPDTVVDRDEHPRAGVTIEALAALRPIRATLDPESTVTAGNASGQNDGAAMCVVTTRAEAERRGLPALLTLRSWAVTGCAPETMGIGPVSATAIALDRAGLSLDDIDLIELNEAFAAQVLAVLHEWNLDPLDERLNPNGSGISLGHPVGATGARILATAAYEAQRRSARYVLETLCIGGGQGLAAVFEAVR; from the coding sequence ATGACAGACGTCGATATCGTCATCTGCTCGGCGCTTCGCACCCCGGTCGGTCGCTTCGGAGGCGTGCTCGCACCACTGTCGGCCACCGAACTGGCCACGCAGTTGCTACGCGAACTTGTCCGTCGCGCGCGCTTGGTCGAGGGCGATGTCGACGACGTGGTCCTCGGTCAGGGTTACGCCAACGGCGAGTCGCCGGCGATCGGCCGGATCGCTGCGTTGGACGCCGGTCTGGGGACGGCCGTTCCGGGTTTGCAGATCGATCGCCGCTGCGGCTCGGGCTTGCAGGCAGTGCTGTACGCGGCGGCGCAGGTCGCCACCGGTGCCGCGCGGCTGGCGATTGCCGGGGGCGTGGAGTCGATGTCGAACGTGGAGCATTACGCGCTGGGTCTGCGCACCGGGGTGCGCCAGGGCGGCATCGAGCTGATGGATCGCCTCGACCGGGCCCGCCTGACGGCAGGCGGCGCGGACCATCCGGTGCCTGGCGGCATGATCGAAACCGCGGAGAACCTGCGCAAAACCTACGGCATCACCCGTCGCGAGCAAGACGACCTTGCGGTGCGTTCCCATCGGCGCGCCGTTGCGGCCCACGACGCGGGTAAGTTCGCCGAGGAGTTGGTCGCCGTCACGGTAGCCGGCAAACGCGGCAAACCGGACACCGTCGTGGACCGCGACGAGCATCCCCGCGCCGGGGTCACCATCGAGGCGCTGGCGGCACTGCGCCCGATCCGGGCCACGCTGGACCCGGAATCGACCGTCACCGCCGGTAATGCCTCGGGGCAGAACGACGGCGCCGCGATGTGTGTCGTCACGACACGGGCAGAGGCCGAACGACGGGGTTTGCCGGCGTTGTTGACGTTGCGATCGTGGGCGGTCACCGGCTGCGCCCCCGAAACGATGGGTATCGGCCCGGTCAGCGCCACCGCTATCGCACTCGACCGGGCCGGCCTGAGCCTCGACGATATCGACCTCATCGAGCTCAATGAGGCGTTCGCAGCGCAAGTATTGGCGGTGCTGCACGAATGGAATCTCGATCCGCTCGACGAACGGCTCAACCCCAACGGGTCGGGTATCTCGTTGGGTCACCCCGTCGGTGCCACCGGTGCCCGCATCCTGGCTACCGCCGCCTACGAGGCCCAACGGCGCAGTGCCCGATACGTGTTGGAGACCCTGTGTATCGGTGGCGGCCAGGGGCTGGCCGCGGTCTTCGAGGCGGTGCGATGA
- a CDS encoding IS3 family transposase (programmed frameshift), whose amino-acid sequence MTIASLEGCSDNDQVDNVPDPGARARRRTFTAEYKARILDEYDALSVGSSERGALLRREGLYSSHIAEWRKARDAGAREGLSAKGKPKRSAEQVELDKLRRRTTQLQAELDRTKLALEITGKSTRALGDALRERGFRAEVQAVIGEHLPDLEAATSTKRACELLGASRATLHRHRNPPPRPARRVRPEPLNKLTEAERQQILTVLRSEQYCDLAPAQVWARLLDDGVYLCSIRTMYRLLAIAGENRERRRQRTHPARKKPELIANAPNRVWSWDITKLQGPQRGIFYQLYVIIDIFSRYVVGWIIAEVEDGELAKAFIADTMARHGIARGQLALHADRGTSMTSKPVAQLLIDLGVDRSHSRPHVSNDNPYSEANFKTLKYCPAFPGRFGSIEDARAFCTTFFDYYNHEHRHSGVGLHTVASVHYGTANEIQAQRAATLDAAYAANPARFRHRRPAPPKLPTVAWINQPTPEALIKSA is encoded by the exons ATGACGATCGCATCCCTGGAGGGGTGCAGTGATAATGACCAAGTGGACAACGTGCCCGATCCAGGTGCTCGGGCGCGGCGGCGCACGTTCACCGCCGAGTACAAGGCCCGCATCCTCGACGAGTACGACGCGCTGTCGGTGGGCTCGTCGGAGCGTGGTGCGTTGCTGCGCCGTGAAGGCCTGTACAGCTCGCATATCGCCGAATGGCGAAAGGCCCGTGATGCCGGCGCTCGGGAGGGTTTGTCGGCGAAGGGCAAGCCGAAGCGCAGCGCTGAGCAGGTCGAGTTGGACAAGCTGCGGCGGCGCACCACGCAACTGCAGGCTGAGCTGGATCGGACCAAGCTAGCGCTGGAGATCACGG GGAAAAGCACACGCGCTCTTGGAGATGCTCTCCGAGAGCGCGGATTTCGAGCCGAAGTCCAAGCCGTGATCGGCGAGCACCTGCCCGACCTGGAGGCCGCAACCAGCACCAAACGGGCGTGCGAATTGCTGGGTGCATCGCGGGCCACGCTCCACCGCCACCGCAACCCACCACCACGGCCGGCACGGCGGGTGCGGCCCGAGCCACTGAATAAGCTCACCGAGGCCGAACGCCAGCAGATTCTGACGGTGCTGCGCTCAGAGCAGTACTGCGATCTGGCGCCGGCGCAGGTGTGGGCGCGACTGCTTGATGATGGTGTCTACCTGTGCTCGATTCGCACCATGTACCGGCTACTGGCCATTGCCGGGGAGAACCGCGAGCGGCGTCGCCAGCGCACCCATCCGGCGCGCAAGAAACCCGAGCTGATCGCTAACGCACCAAACCGGGTCTGGTCCTGGGATATAACGAAATTGCAAGGGCCACAACGGGGTATCTTCTATCAACTCTATGTGATTATCGACATCTTCTCGCGCTACGTCGTCGGCTGGATCATCGCAGAAGTTGAGGACGGTGAGTTGGCCAAAGCATTTATCGCCGACACCATGGCCCGTCACGGCATCGCCCGCGGCCAGTTGGCCTTGCACGCTGATCGCGGCACCTCGATGACCTCCAAGCCGGTCGCCCAGTTGCTGATCGACCTGGGGGTGGACCGCAGCCACAGCCGCCCGCACGTGTCCAACGACAATCCCTACTCGGAGGCTAATTTCAAGACCCTCAAGTACTGCCCGGCGTTCCCGGGCCGGTTCGGCTCGATCGAAGATGCCCGCGCCTTCTGCACGACATTCTTCGATTACTACAACCATGAGCATCGCCACAGCGGCGTGGGCCTACACACCGTTGCATCGGTGCACTACGGCACCGCAAACGAGATCCAGGCCCAACGTGCCGCCACGCTGGATGCGGCCTACGCCGCTAACCCCGCTAGATTCCGGCACCGGCGGCCCGCTCCACCGAAGCTGCCCACCGTCGCCTGGATCAACCAACCAACCCCGGAAGCACTCATCAAATCCGCGTAA
- a CDS encoding SRPBCC family protein, with protein sequence MAPTTKRIAQAATLTGLLYAARRYYRNWGATKAECQMSLPGDTLVGDPAIQTTEALYIDAPTSAVWPWLLQMGQDRGGFYGCGGVKDLLGLQHQDADRIHPEWRQRAVGDVVRLAPAGWMGLPDGVALTVSEIVPEKYLVLHAARPELRWNVVWSFHLQPHWEDRVRLLTRARISLRHPGEVFAMELVRPLIALTTRGLLLGIKHRVERLPAPGPVRSRSAAENN encoded by the coding sequence ATGGCCCCCACGACGAAACGAATCGCCCAGGCGGCGACGCTCACCGGTTTGCTGTATGCGGCGCGCCGCTACTACCGGAACTGGGGTGCCACCAAGGCTGAGTGTCAGATGTCGCTGCCGGGCGACACCCTGGTCGGCGATCCGGCCATCCAGACCACCGAGGCGCTCTACATCGATGCGCCGACCTCCGCGGTGTGGCCCTGGCTGTTGCAGATGGGCCAGGACCGGGGCGGTTTCTACGGTTGTGGGGGGGTCAAAGACCTGCTGGGCCTTCAGCATCAGGACGCCGACCGCATCCATCCCGAGTGGCGGCAACGTGCCGTCGGGGATGTCGTGCGCCTGGCCCCCGCCGGCTGGATGGGGCTGCCGGACGGGGTGGCGCTGACCGTTTCCGAGATTGTGCCGGAGAAGTATCTGGTGCTGCATGCCGCCCGGCCGGAGCTGCGGTGGAACGTCGTGTGGTCGTTCCACCTGCAGCCACACTGGGAGGACCGCGTCCGGCTGCTTACCCGCGCCAGGATCTCGCTGCGCCACCCGGGCGAGGTGTTCGCCATGGAGCTGGTCCGGCCGCTGATCGCGCTGACCACGCGGGGCTTGTTGCTGGGCATCAAGCACCGCGTGGAACGACTGCCCGCGCCCGGACCGGTGCGGTCGCGCAGCGCTGCCGAGAACAATTGA
- a CDS encoding LuxR family transcriptional regulator, whose amino-acid sequence MESISLTSLAAEKLAEAKKSHSGRAAHTVHGGHSHELRQTLLALLADHDLSEHDGPAQATLQVLQGHVRLTAGDDAWEGRSGDYVEIPRERHALHAVEDSVVLLTVLKTLPSAAPS is encoded by the coding sequence ATGGAATCCATCTCTTTGACCAGCCTGGCCGCCGAAAAGCTGGCCGAGGCCAAGAAGTCGCACAGCGGGCGCGCCGCGCACACCGTGCACGGCGGGCACAGCCACGAACTCCGCCAGACCCTGCTGGCCCTGCTCGCCGACCACGACCTGTCCGAGCACGACGGGCCCGCGCAGGCGACGCTGCAGGTGCTGCAGGGACACGTGCGGTTGACGGCCGGGGATGACGCCTGGGAGGGCAGGTCCGGGGACTACGTCGAGATTCCGCGGGAGCGGCACGCCCTGCACGCGGTCGAGGACTCGGTGGTCCTGCTGACCGTGCTGAAAACCCTTCCGTCGGCTGCCCCCTCGTAG
- a CDS encoding site-2 protease family protein — protein MGDAIPLGRIAGFAVKVHWSVLVILWLFTWSLASTLPGTVKGYSPAGYWLAGACGALVLLASLLAHELAHAVVARRAGVSVGGVTLWLFGGVTTLGGEAKTPKAAFRIAIAGPATSLALAAIFGGLVAALRAMHAAPVAVGVASWLAMINLVLGLFNLLPGAPLDGGRVLRAYLWRRHGDIVRAGIGAAHAGRVLAYVLIALGLAEFVTGSLVGGVWLAFIGWFIFAASREEETRISTQQLFAGVRVADAMTARPHSAPGWISVDDFIQGYVLGDRHSAYPVAGRDGAIVGLVTLAQLRGLPPARRATTSVSDIALPLHAVPTATPQEPLSALLERMAAAGPRSRALVVDGGQVVGIVTPSDITRLLDVYRLAQAEQIRALERGNAENYSGAGSAGF, from the coding sequence ATGGGAGATGCGATCCCGCTGGGGCGAATCGCCGGTTTTGCGGTGAAAGTCCACTGGAGCGTCCTGGTCATCCTGTGGCTGTTCACCTGGAGCCTGGCAAGCACGTTGCCCGGCACCGTCAAAGGGTATTCGCCGGCCGGCTACTGGTTGGCCGGCGCGTGCGGTGCCCTGGTGCTGCTGGCCTCGTTGCTGGCCCACGAGCTCGCACACGCCGTCGTCGCCCGCCGCGCGGGTGTGTCCGTGGGCGGGGTGACGCTGTGGCTGTTCGGCGGTGTGACGACGCTCGGCGGTGAGGCCAAGACCCCCAAAGCGGCCTTCAGGATCGCCATCGCCGGCCCGGCCACCAGCCTGGCGCTGGCGGCGATCTTCGGCGGGCTCGTCGCGGCGCTGCGGGCCATGCACGCCGCCCCCGTCGCGGTGGGCGTGGCGTCCTGGCTGGCGATGATCAACCTGGTGCTGGGCCTATTCAACCTGTTGCCGGGCGCCCCGCTGGACGGCGGCCGGGTGCTGCGCGCCTACCTGTGGCGCCGCCACGGCGACATCGTGCGCGCCGGGATCGGCGCCGCACACGCCGGACGGGTGCTGGCATACGTCCTCATCGCGTTGGGTCTGGCCGAATTCGTGACGGGCAGCCTCGTCGGCGGTGTCTGGCTGGCGTTCATCGGTTGGTTCATCTTCGCCGCCAGCCGCGAGGAGGAGACCCGCATCTCGACCCAGCAGCTGTTCGCCGGGGTGCGCGTGGCCGACGCGATGACGGCCCGTCCGCACAGCGCGCCCGGATGGATCAGCGTGGACGACTTCATCCAGGGTTACGTGCTGGGCGATCGCCATTCGGCGTATCCGGTCGCCGGGCGCGACGGCGCGATCGTGGGGCTGGTGACCTTGGCACAGCTGCGCGGCCTCCCACCCGCCCGGCGCGCCACCACGAGCGTGAGCGACATCGCACTACCCTTGCACGCGGTGCCGACCGCGACACCGCAGGAGCCGCTGAGCGCCCTGCTCGAACGGATGGCGGCGGCCGGTCCGCGCAGCCGGGCCCTGGTCGTCGACGGTGGTCAGGTGGTCGGGATCGTCACCCCCAGCGACATCACCCGCCTGCTCGACGTCTACCGGCTCGCCCAAGCCGAGCAGATTCGCGCCCTCGAGCGCGGGAACGCCGAAAACTATTCCGGCGCAGGAAGTGCCGGGTTCTGA
- a CDS encoding DUF1990 family protein — protein sequence MDLRALEELPLTYPEVGATAAGQRPAGYGHLHVEARIGSGRQRFEQAADAVMHWGMQRGSGLRVQASSETVVLDAIVVVRLGFLPAPCRVVYVVDEPDIRGFGYGTLPGHPESGEECFVVRHDPATSAVFAEVSSFSRPATWWSRAGRPVVSLGQRLIARRYLRAV from the coding sequence GTGGACCTACGCGCCCTGGAGGAACTTCCGCTGACGTACCCGGAGGTGGGCGCGACGGCCGCCGGCCAGCGGCCCGCCGGGTACGGCCACCTCCACGTGGAGGCCCGGATCGGCAGCGGGCGGCAACGATTCGAGCAGGCCGCCGACGCCGTCATGCACTGGGGGATGCAGCGCGGGTCGGGCCTGCGGGTGCAGGCGAGCTCGGAGACCGTGGTCCTGGACGCGATCGTGGTGGTGCGGCTGGGTTTCCTGCCCGCTCCGTGCCGCGTGGTGTACGTCGTCGACGAACCCGACATCCGCGGATTCGGCTACGGCACGCTGCCGGGTCACCCGGAGTCCGGCGAGGAGTGCTTCGTCGTGCGCCACGACCCTGCCACCTCCGCGGTGTTCGCGGAGGTGTCGTCGTTCTCCCGGCCGGCGACCTGGTGGAGCAGGGCGGGCCGGCCGGTGGTGTCGTTGGGCCAGCGCCTCATCGCCAGGCGCTACCTGCGCGCGGTGTGA
- a CDS encoding helix-turn-helix transcriptional regulator, which yields MMVEVTSVRESVGRRRRVLQVLRASPEPMSIAAIAEVLRVHPNTVRFHLDILLGDGQVERVEPGRKGPGRPALMFRAVRQMDRGGARHYRMLAEILAEALASERDPRAKALRAGRAWARKTQSAAQPPGGAALGAEEAVDRLVDLLDDLGFAPERRTIDGREQVGLRHCPFLEIAENGTGIVCPAHLGVMQGVLAAWEAPVSVVSLDAFVQPDLCVAHLTARADAR from the coding sequence ATGATGGTCGAGGTCACGTCAGTTCGGGAATCGGTCGGGCGCCGCCGCAGGGTGCTGCAGGTGTTGCGGGCGTCGCCCGAGCCGATGAGCATCGCCGCGATCGCCGAGGTGCTGCGCGTGCATCCCAACACCGTCCGGTTCCACCTCGACATACTCCTGGGCGACGGCCAGGTCGAGCGGGTCGAGCCGGGCCGCAAGGGACCCGGGCGGCCGGCGCTGATGTTCCGGGCGGTCCGGCAGATGGACCGCGGGGGAGCGCGGCACTACCGGATGCTCGCCGAGATCCTGGCGGAAGCGCTTGCCTCCGAGCGGGATCCGCGCGCCAAGGCCCTGCGCGCCGGCCGCGCCTGGGCGCGGAAGACCCAGTCCGCCGCGCAACCGCCCGGTGGGGCGGCCCTCGGCGCCGAAGAAGCCGTCGACCGGCTGGTCGACCTGCTCGACGATCTCGGCTTCGCCCCCGAGCGCCGGACGATCGACGGCCGGGAGCAGGTCGGCCTGCGGCACTGCCCCTTCCTGGAGATCGCCGAGAACGGGACCGGCATCGTCTGTCCCGCTCATCTCGGCGTGATGCAGGGCGTCCTGGCGGCCTGGGAGGCGCCGGTCTCGGTGGTCAGCCTCGACGCGTTCGTCCAGCCGGACCTGTGCGTGGCGCACCTAACGGCACGGGCGGACGCCCGATGA
- a CDS encoding adenylate/guanylate cyclase domain-containing protein produces MSDREAIEETGLLDGLDGAIRAERTELIAWLLQQGFDVDQIREEIAPTLLPVRRALGDDGSHVSARAISEAHGIDLHVLQRIMRALGLPRVDDPDAAVYLRADAEAAARQQQLIEFGLDPDRVVLMVLRLSEGLSRAVPALRYGVLSAVLHPGITELEVAQAHEALAGKIAPLLGPLIRDIMFVQLRRAVEGEELNASERAIGAALPGARLLTFAFADMVGFTRLGEVVPPEDLVVLVERLADLARELVNPPVRLVKTIGDAVMLICPDPVNLIDMMLELSEAADRDETLPELRIGIASGWAVSRARDWFGSPVNVASRVTEVAPPGAVLVAESAREAVGDAQGFAWSFIGAPQLKGVRGRTKLFQVRRAASAI; encoded by the coding sequence GTGAGCGACAGGGAAGCGATAGAGGAAACCGGCCTGTTGGACGGCTTGGACGGCGCCATCCGCGCGGAGCGGACTGAGCTCATCGCCTGGCTGCTGCAGCAAGGCTTTGATGTGGACCAGATCCGCGAAGAGATCGCTCCGACGCTGCTGCCAGTACGTCGAGCGCTGGGTGATGACGGCAGCCACGTGTCGGCACGCGCGATCAGCGAAGCTCACGGCATCGACTTGCACGTGTTGCAGCGCATCATGCGGGCATTGGGGCTGCCCAGGGTGGACGATCCAGACGCGGCCGTCTACTTACGCGCGGACGCCGAGGCCGCCGCGCGCCAGCAGCAGCTCATCGAGTTTGGTCTGGATCCCGACCGTGTGGTCCTCATGGTCCTCAGGCTCAGCGAAGGGCTTTCGCGCGCCGTCCCGGCGCTGCGATACGGCGTATTGTCGGCGGTCCTGCATCCTGGAATCACCGAGCTCGAGGTTGCACAGGCGCACGAGGCCTTAGCAGGCAAGATCGCTCCGCTGCTGGGCCCGTTGATTCGTGACATCATGTTTGTGCAGTTGCGTCGAGCGGTGGAGGGCGAGGAGCTCAACGCCAGCGAGCGGGCTATCGGCGCGGCGCTCCCCGGGGCTCGTTTACTCACCTTCGCATTCGCTGACATGGTTGGGTTCACTCGCTTGGGCGAGGTGGTGCCGCCAGAGGACTTGGTGGTGCTAGTTGAACGGCTGGCCGATCTCGCACGTGAACTCGTCAACCCGCCGGTGCGATTGGTCAAGACAATCGGCGATGCGGTGATGTTGATCTGCCCCGATCCCGTCAACCTGATCGACATGATGCTGGAATTGTCGGAAGCGGCCGACCGCGATGAGACTCTGCCGGAACTGCGGATCGGGATAGCGTCGGGTTGGGCCGTTAGCCGCGCCCGGGACTGGTTCGGTAGCCCGGTCAACGTTGCGAGCCGCGTCACCGAAGTCGCCCCACCCGGCGCAGTACTGGTGGCAGAATCTGCGCGAGAAGCTGTCGGTGACGCGCAAGGGTTCGCGTGGTCCTTCATCGGGGCACCCCAGCTCAAAGGCGTCCGAGGTCGAACAAAGCTATTTCAGGTACGCCGGGCGGCAAGCGCCATTTGA
- a CDS encoding aldo/keto reductase, which produces MTTQTVAHASGTFTIGGDLTVNRLGFGAMRLTGKGVWGPPTDRDECVRVLRRAVELGVDFIDTADSYGPYVSEEIIREALHPYDGLVIATKAGLLRTGPDVWIPLGNPTYLRQECEMSLRRLGVDTIDLYQLHRIDPDFPLADQLGELVAMKNEGKIRHIGLSEVNVDQLNAAQQITEIVSVQNMYNLSARGAEPLLDAATSQGIGFIPWFPLAAGPLADPEGPLQHMAAEHDVTPSQLALAWLLNRSPVMLPIPGTSKVAHLEENVAAAEIELSEQEVELLGAIGEQNA; this is translated from the coding sequence GTGACCACACAGACTGTTGCCCACGCGTCCGGAACGTTCACCATCGGCGGCGACCTGACCGTCAACCGCCTCGGCTTCGGCGCCATGCGCCTGACCGGCAAGGGCGTGTGGGGTCCGCCCACCGACCGCGACGAGTGCGTCCGGGTGTTGCGGCGCGCCGTCGAACTGGGCGTCGACTTCATCGACACCGCCGACTCCTACGGCCCCTACGTCTCCGAGGAGATCATCCGCGAGGCGCTGCACCCCTATGACGGTCTGGTGATCGCGACCAAGGCCGGGCTGCTGCGCACCGGCCCGGACGTCTGGATCCCGCTGGGCAACCCGACGTACCTGCGCCAGGAATGCGAGATGAGCCTGCGCCGCCTCGGCGTCGACACCATCGACCTCTACCAGCTGCACCGCATCGACCCGGACTTCCCGCTGGCCGACCAGTTGGGCGAGCTGGTGGCCATGAAGAACGAGGGCAAGATCCGCCACATCGGCCTGTCGGAGGTCAACGTCGACCAGCTCAACGCGGCCCAGCAGATCACCGAGATCGTGTCGGTGCAGAACATGTACAACCTGTCCGCCCGGGGCGCCGAGCCGCTGCTGGACGCCGCGACGAGCCAGGGCATCGGCTTCATCCCGTGGTTCCCGCTGGCCGCCGGACCGCTCGCGGACCCCGAGGGGCCGCTGCAGCACATGGCCGCCGAGCACGACGTGACACCGTCGCAGCTGGCGTTGGCCTGGCTGCTCAACCGCTCACCGGTGATGTTGCCGATCCCGGGCACCTCCAAGGTGGCCCACCTGGAGGAGAACGTGGCCGCCGCCGAGATCGAGCTGAGCGAACAGGAGGTCGAGCTGCTCGGGGCCATCGGGGAGCAGAACGCCTGA
- a CDS encoding universal stress protein produces the protein MGIVVGIDDSPAARVAVQWAARDAELRKAPLTLVHAVSPEMSTWLRTPMPAGVMRWQQDHGRRLVDGALEVVEGATEHGGPPAIHTEILTSGALPALIDLSEHAGLMVAGAQGSGRWPGRLLGSVSSALLRHAHCPVVIVHEEDPSRPQPAGAPVLVGIDGSPASESATAIAFDEASRRHVGLTALHAWSDLDVSEWPGIDWPATQSVAEEVLAERLAGWQERYPDVHVRRVVVEAQPARRLVQEAEQAQLVVVGSRGRGGFAGLLVGSVGETVAQLARVPVMVVR, from the coding sequence ATGGGGATCGTCGTCGGCATCGACGACTCGCCCGCCGCCAGGGTGGCGGTGCAGTGGGCCGCGCGCGACGCGGAGTTGCGCAAGGCGCCGCTCACGCTCGTGCATGCGGTGTCGCCCGAGATGTCGACCTGGCTGAGAACGCCGATGCCCGCCGGGGTGATGCGCTGGCAGCAGGATCACGGTCGCCGACTGGTCGACGGGGCGCTCGAGGTGGTCGAAGGGGCGACCGAACACGGCGGTCCCCCCGCCATCCACACCGAGATCCTGACGTCCGGAGCACTTCCGGCGTTGATCGACCTGTCCGAACACGCGGGGCTGATGGTCGCGGGCGCGCAGGGCAGCGGCCGCTGGCCCGGCCGGCTGCTCGGTTCGGTCAGCTCCGCGCTGCTTCGCCACGCGCACTGCCCGGTCGTGATCGTCCACGAGGAGGATCCGTCGAGGCCGCAACCGGCCGGGGCGCCGGTGCTGGTCGGCATCGACGGCTCGCCCGCGTCCGAGTCGGCGACCGCGATCGCGTTCGACGAGGCGTCGCGCCGGCACGTCGGCCTGACCGCGCTGCATGCATGGAGTGACCTGGACGTCTCGGAATGGCCCGGAATCGATTGGCCCGCAACGCAGTCCGTGGCCGAGGAGGTGCTGGCCGAGCGGTTGGCGGGTTGGCAGGAACGGTATCCGGACGTGCACGTGCGCCGCGTCGTGGTGGAGGCCCAGCCGGCGCGACGGCTCGTCCAGGAGGCCGAACAGGCGCAGCTGGTGGTGGTCGGCAGCCGGGGCCGGGGCGGGTTCGCCGGGCTGCTGGTGGGTTCGGTCGGCGAGACCGTCGCCCAGCTGGCGCGGGTCCCGGTAATGGTCGTCCGTTAG
- a CDS encoding Hsp20/alpha crystallin family protein: protein MTGTLPAAQKPHTLFPEISDLLAGFPSFAGIRPMFDTRLMRLEDEMKDGRYEVRAEIPGVDPAKDVDITVRDGQLTIKAERSEKKEFDGRSEFSYGSFVRTVSLPAGADEDDIKATYDKGILSVSVAVPKPAPAEKHVKIATK, encoded by the coding sequence ATGACCGGTACCCTTCCCGCGGCGCAGAAGCCGCATACGCTGTTCCCCGAGATCTCCGACCTGCTGGCGGGATTCCCGTCGTTCGCCGGGATCCGCCCGATGTTCGACACCCGGCTGATGCGGCTGGAAGACGAGATGAAGGACGGCCGCTACGAGGTCCGTGCAGAGATTCCCGGCGTCGACCCGGCCAAGGACGTCGACATCACCGTCCGCGACGGCCAACTCACCATCAAAGCCGAACGCAGTGAGAAGAAGGAATTCGACGGCCGGTCGGAATTCTCCTACGGCTCGTTCGTCCGCACCGTGTCGCTGCCGGCCGGCGCCGACGAGGACGACATCAAGGCGACCTACGACAAGGGCATCCTGAGCGTCTCCGTGGCGGTCCCGAAGCCGGCACCCGCCGAAAAGCACGTCAAGATCGCGACCAAATAG
- a CDS encoding wax ester/triacylglycerol synthase domain-containing protein, with translation MEQLTLAATLAERIRDVPRFRQRVHKHPFELAAPEWVDDNALTHTALGAAQFVTGLLTPAAGSSLHGSLAGMRRYSAARVSLKDVETVCHTFGVTLNDVALAAITDSFSHHAAAARQ, from the coding sequence ATGGAACAGCTAACGCTGGCCGCGACGCTGGCCGAACGGATCCGCGACGTCCCACGCTTCCGGCAGCGGGTGCACAAGCACCCGTTCGAGCTCGCGGCGCCGGAATGGGTCGACGACAATGCGCTCACCCACACCGCCCTGGGCGCAGCACAATTCGTCACCGGCCTGCTCACCCCGGCGGCGGGATCCTCGCTGCACGGCTCGCTGGCGGGCATGCGGCGCTACAGCGCGGCCCGCGTGTCGCTCAAGGACGTCGAGACGGTGTGCCACACGTTCGGCGTGACCCTCAACGACGTGGCGCTCGCGGCGATCACCGACAGCTTTTCGCACCACGCTGCTGCGGCGCGGCAATAA